One segment of Ancylothrix sp. D3o DNA contains the following:
- a CDS encoding abortive infection protein: protein MNSSTWLIVIITFALIALIISRQNQQKKAKNPLFNPAKPPLPPLDNMLHQEIFKTENQQAASQHYQPIALWSGRLILPTPEQRQPDGAVLFEIHNAAPGFKKLIGKILWLRWDSKDDLQTYLKTITKNVNFTQDTLKSQKAGNIHPQRLNNLQKVGPLESLAGAHLNDDIIVMLSGKVQVSLEQNSLIIQEEPIIISGKMAGLITIIRPLDSEKNQFLVRHYNKTSKDFDGPWEIIEIPQTPPNPAGYSHYTNQLIEKSPLNSAGWYIYGERNSQGIFVVKAIEPREIFLLKPAEIRCGLHDTQTYLKSENWKNTPAQKGLAKTILLAPNHTNQTEAISAWKEGDKAIVIHLFGGIGGKKAEPHTPLVITGHFSYGIATVIKDPFTEELRFDIVYWQVYTHNPEGIISGAVKWQNYMGDLRIGWAGARPVSDILVKFEPVTKDYQFDEMSLSPIAEFTRQLQMITARYRIGDGTGAAILTPTKSCVQDSNQALYVTLKKVQARIMGKDKTYPDSGKILEWLLSHPNHSEKIRFDRLENLAKALEKNLVPLGIVQPDWRKNIEQVSGVSGKDGILKTFFKILTTWRTMLPRRTHDEIAMILLKHRADLWVLRTNQIGGFEPQIEPLAPTGLFGHRRR from the coding sequence ATGAATTCTTCTACTTGGCTGATTGTTATAATAACATTCGCCCTAATTGCATTAATAATTTCTCGCCAAAACCAGCAAAAAAAAGCCAAAAACCCCTTATTTAATCCGGCCAAACCGCCCTTACCACCCCTCGATAATATGTTACACCAAGAAATATTTAAAACCGAAAATCAACAAGCCGCCAGCCAACATTATCAACCCATAGCCTTATGGAGTGGCAGGCTCATTTTACCCACCCCAGAACAAAGACAACCAGACGGCGCCGTATTATTTGAAATTCACAACGCAGCCCCCGGCTTTAAAAAACTCATTGGCAAAATTCTTTGGTTGCGCTGGGATTCTAAAGACGACCTGCAAACCTATCTAAAAACCATCACTAAAAACGTCAACTTTACCCAAGACACCCTCAAAAGTCAAAAAGCAGGAAACATCCACCCCCAGCGATTAAATAATCTTCAAAAAGTCGGGCCATTAGAATCACTCGCCGGCGCCCATCTTAACGATGATATCATCGTCATGCTCAGCGGAAAAGTCCAAGTTTCCCTTGAACAAAACTCCCTCATAATTCAAGAAGAACCCATCATCATCAGCGGAAAAATGGCCGGACTCATCACCATTATTCGACCCTTAGATAGCGAAAAAAATCAATTTTTAGTCCGCCATTATAATAAAACCTCAAAAGATTTTGATGGCCCTTGGGAAATCATAGAAATACCCCAAACACCCCCCAACCCTGCCGGTTATTCGCATTACACAAATCAATTAATCGAAAAATCCCCATTAAATAGCGCAGGTTGGTATATCTATGGCGAACGAAATAGCCAAGGAATATTTGTAGTAAAAGCCATTGAACCCAGAGAAATTTTCCTTTTAAAACCAGCAGAAATTCGCTGTGGTTTGCACGACACTCAAACCTATCTAAAAAGCGAAAACTGGAAAAACACACCGGCCCAAAAAGGCTTAGCAAAAACCATACTCTTAGCCCCCAACCATACCAACCAAACCGAAGCAATTTCTGCTTGGAAAGAAGGCGACAAAGCCATCGTTATTCACCTCTTTGGAGGAATAGGCGGCAAAAAAGCCGAACCCCACACACCCCTCGTTATCACCGGCCATTTTTCCTATGGCATAGCCACCGTCATCAAAGATCCCTTCACAGAAGAACTACGCTTTGACATTGTTTACTGGCAAGTGTACACCCACAACCCCGAAGGCATTATTTCCGGTGCCGTAAAATGGCAAAATTATATGGGAGACTTAAGAATCGGTTGGGCAGGAGCACGGCCAGTTTCAGATATTTTAGTCAAATTTGAGCCGGTCACAAAAGATTATCAATTTGATGAAATGAGCCTATCACCCATTGCCGAATTCACCCGACAATTACAAATGATCACAGCCCGTTATCGCATCGGCGACGGCACCGGCGCAGCAATTTTAACCCCCACCAAATCTTGCGTCCAAGACTCCAACCAAGCCCTTTATGTCACCCTTAAAAAAGTCCAAGCAAGAATCATGGGCAAAGATAAAACCTACCCCGATAGTGGCAAAATATTAGAATGGTTATTGAGCCATCCAAATCACAGCGAAAAAATCCGATTTGATCGCTTAGAAAATTTAGCCAAAGCCCTAGAAAAAAATTTAGTTCCTTTAGGAATTGTTCAGCCAGATTGGAGAAAAAATATTGAACAAGTCTCAGGAGTCTCTGGCAAAGACGGAATCCTCAAAACCTTCTTTAAAATCTTGACAACTTGGCGCACCATGTTACCCCGAAGAACCCATGATGAAATCGCTATGATTTTATTAAAACACCGTGCAGATTTATGGGTACTGCGTACAAATCAAATCGGCGGCTTTGAACCCCAAATTGAACCTTTAGCACCCACCGGCCTTTTCGGGCATCGTCGAAGATGA
- a CDS encoding tetratricopeptide repeat protein produces MRNALLEIAEYVSLAGSVVGTALAVVYQQVGLAAAPVSASLLLNLASRRRLEEMTPPANGEPVLINRQLTDEIESLRASVRQLPTQQDLQGIRKALQAELQRLENAENTTGTTSTGTDVLPEHLYTSLQQTIADLNSRLENAAPASTVQQLETSLSQATLGLAQLQSELSQLQTAISNQPSSTLTEIDNQSLIPDLAQQLQQLRNALQEVQQDAENSVPKQDFLSLVEATKILEQTVTPVTDAVAQLRNQLEEISNEVNRSSGETFSTATSQQLEEIRAALDILNRRIDLQTADFTGVETLNAQNETEQISNYSYLENHLQEIHQTLGELQQRENNTVTREEFLSLAAAAHQLIEQYNAKVSELETRIPLESTTAITPIIPGQTIDYSYLETHLQEINESLTEIQDREKNTVTRQEFLSLAEAAHQLLEQYSGKVNELETRIPQINLTPAAANPTTDTPYEFLETQLQELKNTLAEWEQRERNAVDRNEFLSLAEATHQNLMQNVAPINAAIAQLRGEVETLITQIGEQTPRETFIAPATEQINLLRNDLNQLNRRVDQLPIPEPVDITGVEDVLANIAERVAETTSLGETVSDVVHRVSQLNNELEELKNQVNRNNQLMPETINQIEDLRAAIGAVNQRFDNLPLPENVDFTGVEQILENIAQTIAEAKAQTEGQLSEFHSQEITPLQENLAQLREQYSTLETNLAGVSQQVENPQQQAKIQTLETTLTNLQKSIQTLADKAEIELIVNEKVENQFGQINQILEAILSEEVKLIFDRPNIRAVLDEALENAQEKLILVSPWLNQTGIDSKLLTKFEAFLQRNGKIDLGWGNLQDIEAGELPRRLRRNSPPHLKTALYNAFNSLEQLHKKYPNQLQFKILGTHENYILRDGIEATITTQNFLASDINFPEREVAVITKDPRIVQGLIERFNEPTLTPSNAEIYRKRGAERLYIKDYQGAISDYSQSLQIDTENANVYNDRGVAFYNTGNAAAAVQDYTQALRIDPDEPTYYFNRGFASLQIGDYQGSIQDFSAVLRFLPQDADCYFHLAEAYRLAGDYQNAVENYNQALQFSPQDAVAYNNRGLSQYELGNFSQAIEDYTQALRINPDDSVTYFNRAMAACAIDQDHDALEDFNNALRLNPDYPMVYYYRAYVWIEANNRQSAKEDLQKAAQLFGAGGDSENQKLTQAVLSSLG; encoded by the coding sequence ATGAGAAACGCCCTACTAGAAATTGCAGAATATGTATCTCTGGCCGGTTCAGTCGTCGGAACAGCCCTCGCCGTAGTGTACCAACAAGTGGGCCTAGCAGCCGCACCCGTCTCCGCATCCCTGTTGCTGAATTTGGCCTCCCGGCGCCGCCTAGAAGAAATGACACCCCCCGCCAATGGTGAACCCGTCTTAATAAACCGGCAACTCACAGACGAAATCGAATCCCTACGCGCCTCCGTGCGGCAACTACCCACCCAGCAAGACCTCCAGGGCATCAGAAAAGCCCTACAAGCCGAATTACAACGCCTAGAAAACGCTGAAAACACCACCGGCACCACTTCTACAGGTACAGACGTTCTGCCAGAACATCTCTACACCAGTTTGCAACAAACCATCGCCGACTTAAACAGCCGTCTCGAAAACGCCGCACCGGCCTCCACAGTCCAACAACTAGAAACCAGCCTCAGCCAAGCCACCCTCGGACTAGCTCAACTGCAAAGCGAACTCAGCCAACTTCAAACCGCCATAAGCAACCAACCCAGCAGCACCCTCACGGAAATAGACAACCAAAGTCTCATCCCAGACTTAGCACAACAACTTCAACAACTCAGAAACGCTCTGCAAGAAGTACAACAAGACGCAGAAAATAGCGTCCCCAAACAAGATTTCCTCTCCTTAGTAGAAGCTACCAAAATATTAGAGCAAACCGTAACACCCGTTACCGATGCAGTCGCCCAACTCAGAAACCAACTAGAAGAAATTAGCAACGAAGTAAACCGCAGTAGCGGCGAAACCTTCTCCACAGCAACCTCACAACAACTCGAAGAAATTAGAGCCGCCTTAGATATCCTCAACCGGCGCATAGATTTACAAACCGCTGACTTTACAGGAGTAGAAACCCTAAACGCTCAAAACGAAACCGAACAAATCTCAAATTACAGCTATTTAGAAAACCACCTCCAAGAAATCCACCAAACCCTCGGCGAACTGCAACAACGCGAAAACAACACCGTAACGAGAGAAGAATTCTTATCCCTCGCAGCAGCCGCTCACCAACTAATCGAACAATACAACGCCAAAGTCAGCGAACTAGAAACACGAATTCCCCTGGAAAGTACAACAGCAATTACCCCCATTATCCCCGGACAAACCATCGACTACAGTTATTTAGAAACCCACCTCCAAGAAATCAACGAAAGCCTCACAGAAATACAAGATCGTGAGAAAAACACCGTCACACGACAAGAATTTTTATCCCTCGCAGAAGCCGCCCACCAACTGCTCGAACAATACAGCGGCAAAGTCAACGAATTAGAAACCCGCATTCCGCAAATAAATCTTACCCCAGCGGCAGCAAATCCAACCACAGATACTCCCTACGAATTTTTGGAAACTCAACTGCAAGAATTAAAAAATACCTTAGCAGAATGGGAACAACGCGAACGAAATGCAGTGGATCGAAACGAGTTTTTATCCCTTGCAGAAGCCACCCACCAAAATCTCATGCAAAACGTGGCTCCTATTAACGCAGCCATCGCTCAACTACGCGGAGAAGTCGAAACATTAATCACACAAATTGGAGAACAAACTCCACGAGAAACATTCATCGCACCGGCAACTGAGCAGATTAATTTACTACGAAATGATCTCAACCAACTCAACCGCCGCGTTGATCAATTACCCATCCCTGAACCTGTCGATATCACCGGCGTTGAAGACGTCTTAGCCAACATAGCAGAACGAGTTGCCGAAACAACCAGCTTAGGAGAAACAGTTTCCGATGTAGTCCACAGAGTATCACAACTCAATAATGAGCTAGAAGAACTCAAAAACCAAGTCAACCGCAACAATCAATTAATGCCGGAAACCATCAACCAAATTGAAGATTTAAGAGCAGCCATTGGAGCCGTAAATCAGCGCTTTGATAACTTGCCACTTCCCGAAAATGTAGACTTTACCGGCGTCGAACAAATTTTAGAAAACATCGCCCAAACCATCGCCGAAGCCAAAGCCCAAACCGAAGGTCAACTAAGCGAATTTCACAGCCAAGAAATCACACCTTTGCAAGAAAATCTCGCCCAATTAAGAGAACAATACAGCACTTTAGAAACAAATCTGGCCGGTGTTTCCCAACAAGTTGAAAATCCCCAACAACAAGCCAAAATTCAAACCTTAGAAACCACACTAACCAACCTGCAAAAAAGCATTCAGACCCTCGCCGACAAAGCAGAAATTGAGCTAATTGTCAACGAAAAAGTAGAAAACCAATTTGGACAAATTAACCAAATTTTGGAAGCCATCTTATCCGAAGAAGTTAAATTAATCTTTGACCGGCCAAACATTCGCGCCGTCCTAGACGAAGCCCTAGAAAACGCCCAAGAAAAGCTAATTTTAGTCAGCCCTTGGTTAAATCAAACCGGCATTGATAGCAAGTTACTCACTAAATTTGAAGCCTTTTTACAGCGCAACGGAAAAATTGATCTTGGCTGGGGAAACCTTCAAGATATAGAAGCCGGTGAACTTCCCCGTCGTCTGCGCCGCAACTCCCCTCCCCATCTCAAAACAGCTTTATACAACGCCTTCAACTCCCTAGAACAACTGCACAAAAAATACCCCAATCAACTGCAATTCAAAATCCTCGGAACCCACGAAAATTATATTCTCCGAGATGGCATCGAAGCCACCATAACCACCCAAAACTTTCTCGCCAGTGATATCAATTTCCCAGAAAGAGAAGTTGCCGTCATCACCAAAGATCCTCGCATTGTTCAAGGATTAATCGAGCGCTTTAATGAGCCGACACTTACCCCCAGCAATGCTGAAATTTATCGCAAACGCGGAGCAGAACGGCTTTATATCAAAGACTATCAAGGAGCGATTTCTGACTACAGCCAATCCCTACAAATAGACACTGAAAACGCCAATGTTTATAATGATCGCGGCGTAGCATTTTATAATACCGGCAACGCCGCCGCCGCCGTCCAAGATTATACCCAAGCCTTGCGAATCGATCCAGACGAACCAACCTATTATTTTAACCGAGGATTTGCCAGCTTACAAATCGGAGACTATCAAGGCAGTATTCAAGATTTCAGCGCCGTCTTGCGTTTTCTCCCCCAAGATGCAGACTGTTATTTTCACCTCGCAGAAGCCTATCGTTTGGCCGGTGACTATCAAAATGCAGTCGAAAATTACAACCAAGCCTTACAATTCAGCCCCCAAGATGCAGTCGCCTACAACAACCGAGGATTATCACAATATGAATTAGGCAATTTTTCCCAAGCCATCGAAGATTACACCCAAGCTTTGCGGATAAATCCTGATGATTCTGTGACCTATTTTAATCGCGCAATGGCTGCTTGTGCCATTGATCAAGATCACGACGCACTGGAAGACTTTAATAATGCCCTTCGTCTCAATCCAGACTACCCAATGGTCTATTATTATCGCGCTTATGTTTGGATAGAAGCCAACAACCGACAATCAGCAAAAGAAGATTTACAAAAAGCTGCTCAACTTTTTGGAGCCGGTGGCGATAGCGAAAATCAAAAGCTCACTCAAGCCGTTTTAAGCTCTCTGGGATAG
- a CDS encoding NB-ARC domain-containing protein, with translation MDIEEALKLADELVFAKTATHLDYLQKAILNAALQSQTYSQVAEQLHTSESHVRNVGSDLWKILSEGLGENSSKTSFRAVLESVRISKNTNNISPNNISFVGDTVTVKEILTVNNLNICPTPERSPTGSSNTQTTSKIDLTGTPTPTKFYNRTQELTTLKQWIIEERTPLITLLGLSGIGKTALTLQLIQQIQNQFDYIIWKSLENPPTLQTLETNIIEFLSHEQQTKLPTLIDYLRTYRCLLIFDDLQNIFTPQQLAGHYQPNYENYGTFIKKIAQTSHNSCLILITWEKPREITLLETENRPIHTLELNGLDNAQEILQEKNLSQPQKYSKLSDLYQGNPLWLNIITATIQELFNSNISEFLSYEDLFLGDIEPLLNQHFQRLTQSEKQLLSWLANQNHPIDISKKPLSLQLTPPEFLKVIQSLNRRCLLQKTTDNHRQQYILPPIIKQYIKNNLPT, from the coding sequence ATGGACATTGAGGAAGCCTTAAAACTCGCTGATGAATTAGTTTTTGCTAAAACGGCAACACACCTCGACTATTTACAAAAGGCTATTCTTAACGCAGCTTTACAATCTCAAACCTACTCCCAAGTGGCCGAACAACTCCATACGAGTGAAAGTCATGTTAGAAATGTGGGGTCTGATCTCTGGAAAATACTTTCCGAAGGATTAGGAGAAAATAGTAGTAAAACAAGTTTTAGAGCGGTATTAGAAAGCGTTAGAATTTCCAAAAATACAAATAATATTTCTCCAAATAATATTTCATTTGTCGGCGACACAGTTACAGTTAAAGAAATCCTTACAGTTAATAATCTCAATATCTGTCCGACTCCTGAAAGATCGCCCACCGGCTCCTCAAACACTCAAACAACCTCTAAAATAGACCTAACCGGCACCCCAACCCCCACAAAATTCTACAATCGTACCCAAGAACTAACCACCCTAAAACAGTGGATAATCGAAGAAAGAACACCCCTCATCACCCTATTAGGACTCTCAGGAATTGGCAAAACTGCCCTCACCCTCCAACTCATCCAACAAATACAAAATCAATTTGACTATATCATCTGGAAAAGCCTTGAAAACCCACCAACCCTGCAAACATTAGAAACAAACATAATAGAATTCCTATCCCACGAACAACAAACAAAACTCCCCACCTTAATAGACTATCTCCGAACCTATCGCTGCTTACTCATATTCGATGACCTACAAAACATATTCACACCCCAACAACTCGCCGGCCACTATCAGCCAAATTACGAAAATTATGGAACATTCATCAAAAAAATTGCCCAAACATCCCACAACAGTTGCCTAATTTTAATCACTTGGGAAAAACCCAGAGAAATCACCCTCCTCGAAACAGAAAACCGGCCCATCCATACCCTAGAACTCAACGGTTTAGATAACGCACAAGAAATCCTCCAAGAAAAAAACCTATCTCAACCACAAAAATACTCAAAATTAAGCGATCTTTATCAAGGAAACCCCCTCTGGTTAAACATCATAACCGCAACTATTCAAGAACTATTTAACAGCAATATTTCCGAATTCCTATCCTATGAAGACCTATTTTTAGGCGACATAGAACCCCTATTAAACCAACACTTTCAACGTCTCACCCAATCAGAAAAACAACTACTCTCCTGGTTAGCCAATCAAAACCACCCCATCGATATTTCAAAAAAACCGCTATCATTACAACTCACCCCACCCGAATTTTTAAAAGTCATCCAATCATTAAACCGGCGTTGCTTACTCCAAAAAACCACAGACAACCACCGGCAACAATACATTCTCCCACCAATCATCAAACAATACATCAAAAATAACCTCCCCACTTAA
- a CDS encoding phospholipase D-like domain-containing protein: MHPLLRKIPIVIAILTLTGCNPNRPQRPPQDYHIQAYFNNSIFSEYKEPYRQQTRTGDNLEQHIIDTIKSAKTSIDIAVQELRLPKIAHALAERQKVGIKIRIILENTYHHPWSEITPSQLAKLDPREQKRYQELRLLADRNRDNKLSDQEINESDSILILKNAKIPIIDDTADGSKGTGLMHHKFIIIDNTNLLITSANFTTSDIHGDFSNPETRGNSNNLITIKSPELAQLFSEEFNIMWGDGPAGQPDSKFGVKKTFRPPRNLQIGNNIITLQFSPTSLTQPWEQSVNGLIGKTLAGASQSIDLALFVFSEQQLSNILETTARQGVKLRTLIEPSFAYRNYSEGLDMLGITLTNEKCQIEPENRPWQNPIDTVGVPQLPEGDLLHHKFGIIDTKTVITGSHNWSIAANTANDETLLVIQNPTLTAHFIKEYERLYNKANLGIPPFLSKKIQLSQQKCQPLQTKNSQNTALINLNTATQKEIETLPGVGPKLAQQIIIARQQKPFTSLQDLDQIPGVGPKLLEKIQHRVTW; this comes from the coding sequence GTGCATCCACTATTGCGAAAAATCCCCATTGTCATCGCCATTTTAACCCTCACCGGCTGCAACCCAAACCGGCCCCAACGTCCACCCCAAGATTACCACATTCAAGCCTACTTTAATAACAGCATCTTTTCCGAATACAAAGAACCCTACCGGCAGCAAACTCGCACAGGAGACAACCTAGAACAACATATTATCGACACCATAAAAAGCGCCAAAACCTCCATCGATATCGCAGTTCAAGAATTACGCTTACCAAAAATTGCCCACGCCTTAGCTGAACGTCAAAAAGTCGGCATAAAAATCAGAATCATCTTAGAAAATACCTACCATCACCCCTGGAGTGAAATCACCCCCTCCCAACTCGCAAAACTCGACCCCCGCGAACAAAAACGATATCAAGAACTCCGCCTCCTCGCAGACAGAAACCGCGACAACAAACTCAGCGACCAAGAAATTAACGAATCCGACAGTATATTAATTTTAAAAAATGCCAAAATTCCAATAATAGACGATACAGCAGACGGCTCAAAAGGCACCGGCTTAATGCACCACAAATTTATTATTATTGATAACACAAACCTCCTCATCACCTCAGCAAACTTTACCACCAGCGATATACACGGCGACTTTTCAAACCCAGAAACACGCGGGAATTCTAACAATTTAATTACCATAAAAAGCCCCGAACTCGCCCAATTATTCAGCGAGGAATTTAATATAATGTGGGGAGATGGGCCCGCCGGTCAACCAGACAGTAAATTTGGCGTCAAAAAAACCTTTCGTCCTCCTCGTAACCTCCAAATTGGTAACAACATTATCACCCTGCAATTTTCCCCCACCTCCCTCACACAACCTTGGGAACAAAGTGTGAATGGCTTAATCGGTAAAACCCTGGCCGGTGCCTCACAATCCATCGATTTAGCATTATTTGTCTTTTCCGAACAACAACTTAGCAACATCCTCGAAACAACCGCACGCCAAGGAGTCAAACTGCGAACCCTCATCGAACCAAGCTTTGCCTATCGCAACTATAGTGAGGGTTTAGATATGTTAGGAATCACTCTCACAAACGAAAAATGCCAAATAGAACCTGAAAACCGGCCCTGGCAAAACCCAATTGATACCGTAGGAGTTCCCCAACTTCCAGAAGGCGATTTACTACATCATAAATTTGGCATTATCGACACCAAAACCGTCATCACCGGCTCTCACAATTGGTCAATCGCCGCCAACACTGCCAATGATGAAACATTGTTAGTTATTCAAAACCCAACCCTTACCGCTCACTTTATCAAAGAATATGAAAGACTATATAACAAAGCTAACTTAGGAATACCCCCCTTCCTCAGCAAAAAAATCCAACTTTCTCAGCAAAAATGTCAACCATTGCAGACAAAAAACAGCCAAAATACAGCCTTAATTAACCTCAACACCGCCACCCAAAAAGAAATCGAAACCCTCCCCGGAGTCGGGCCAAAATTAGCTCAACAAATCATAATTGCCAGACAACAAAAACCCTTCACCTCCCTCCAAGACTTAGATCAAATCCCCGGAGTGGGCCCAAAACTACTCGAAAAAATCCAACATCGCGTCACTTGGTAA
- a CDS encoding class II fructose-bisphosphate aldolase, translated as MLTSTGELLETARRNLYAIGAFNVYNLEGVQAVIDAAEALQSPAMLQIHPSSLAHGGSALIALCLEAARTAKVPMSVHLDHSNSEKDIRAALEAGMPSIMADGSHLPYEQNLIFTREMTKLAHSKGAIVEAEIGRISGTEDELSVEEKEAKMTDPDQAVEFVRQTKVDALAVTIGNVHGEYKSEPRLDFDRLAKIRKLIDVPLVLHGASGLPEHMISRSIQLGVSKFNVNTEVRKAYVEALKESFNPQKSPDLLKVMKSATTAMQEIISNKLEIFGSVGKSYLHQSPYAGMLGVTTGK; from the coding sequence ATGCTAACCTCCACCGGCGAACTTTTAGAAACAGCACGGCGTAATCTTTATGCCATTGGCGCCTTTAATGTGTACAATCTCGAAGGCGTCCAAGCCGTCATTGATGCAGCCGAAGCCCTACAAAGTCCAGCCATGTTGCAAATTCACCCCAGTTCCTTAGCGCATGGAGGCTCAGCCTTAATTGCCCTTTGTTTGGAAGCCGCACGCACCGCCAAAGTCCCCATGTCCGTACATTTAGATCACAGCAACTCCGAAAAAGATATTCGTGCAGCCTTAGAAGCCGGTATGCCTTCAATTATGGCCGATGGCTCTCATTTACCCTACGAACAAAACCTCATTTTTACCCGCGAAATGACCAAACTCGCCCACAGTAAAGGAGCAATTGTAGAAGCAGAAATTGGCAGAATCAGCGGCACCGAAGATGAATTATCCGTTGAAGAAAAAGAAGCCAAAATGACAGATCCAGATCAAGCCGTAGAATTTGTACGCCAAACAAAAGTCGATGCTTTAGCTGTGACTATTGGCAATGTACATGGTGAATATAAAAGCGAACCACGTTTAGATTTTGATCGCCTTGCAAAAATTCGTAAATTAATTGATGTTCCCCTTGTTTTACACGGCGCATCCGGCTTGCCAGAACACATGATAAGCCGGTCAATTCAATTAGGAGTTTCTAAATTTAATGTAAATACTGAAGTGCGAAAAGCTTATGTGGAAGCGCTTAAAGAAAGTTTCAATCCCCAAAAATCACCGGATTTGTTAAAAGTAATGAAAAGCGCAACAACAGCGATGCAAGAAATTATATCAAATAAATTAGAAATTTTTGGCTCAGTAGGAAAAAGTTATCTTCATCAATCTCCCTATGCTGGGATGTTGGGAGTCACAACCGGCAAATAA